In Sagittula stellata E-37, the DNA window CATTTTTCGGTCAACTAGTGGCTGTAAGACTTCAATGATGGCGCATAAAAGAGCGATTGCAGGGATTAGGCGCCAGATCCACTTGGGTCGAGCAAGCGCAGCAGGCGCGATGATAGCTCCAAACGCCACAGCATGCTGAATTTTGTCGTAGTAAGCTGGCGCTTCTTCGATGGTATGGGCTGGTACGTATGCAATGGTTTTCTCTGGGAGCAATGTTAGCAGCGTCACTGACGCAGCTAAGGCGGTCACAGCTGAGATCGTATAAGCGGCATCTCTTTTCATGTTCTCTACTCATCATGTCCTGAGAGGATTCGCGAGATGAAATCGTATGCTTTACGAACACGGCTATATTTTGCATAAACACTTGCTGCTAAATTTGGCGCTGTGAGCTGCTCTGCCTCCTGAGAAGTGGGTCGATGGCACGAGCTTCTGTGGACCGGCATGCAAAAATGACCCCGTAGCGGGGTAATCGGCGCCCAAAAATGACCCCCTTACACTGATGGTCATGATGCTCCCGAGGCCCAAAGGGACCCGGTTCTGGTGATGCCGGGCTCTGGACCGTCGCCAGCCAGGCTGAGCAAGCCTATGAGATGGACACGCCGGAACTGCATCGAACCAGCATCTTGTCGGCAGCCTTCCAGACTGACCACGGACCGAAGCGCTGAGCTATCGATGGATGGGAAGGGCCGCTTCCTCGACAACATCTTCATCGAGAGGCTGTGGCGCACCCTGAAATACGAATGCGTTTACCTGCATGCCTGGGAGACCGGATCGGAGACGAAAGCGGCGATCCGGAAATGGATGACCTTCTACAACCACCAGCGCCCGCATTCAGCCCTGGGCGGCCAACCTCCGGCGCTGGTCTATTGGCAGAGAAATGATATCAAGCAACCCCATCAGCAGGTGCAACGAGTAGCTTAAATTACGCCAGATCCTGTCCAAGAGATGGGGAGTAGCTCAAAAATCCAGCTCCCGGCGGTCCAAGGTTGGGAAACAGTTCACAAGCGAGCGTGCCGAGATGACGATCAAGGAAGGCTTTGCCACCAAGCTGTTCAACATGCTGAAGGCCCGCAAGGCCCGGCAGCAGAACTGAGAAGGACACCTCCCATGTGCGGAATCGTCGGCGTTCTAGGGACCCATGAGGTCGCCCCCATCCTCGTCGAGGCGCTGAAGCGGCTCGAATACCGCGGCTACGACAGCGCGGGCATCGCCACCGTGAACGGCGGCCACCTGGACCGCCGGCGGGCCGTGGGCAAGCTCATCAACCTGTCGGACGCGCTGGTGCACGATCCGTTGCGCGGCAAGTCCGGCATCGGCCACACCCGCTGGGCCACCCACGGCGCCCCCTCGGAGGTCAACGCCCACCCGCACAAGCGCGGCCCGGTGGCGGTGGTCCACAACGGCATCATCGAGAACTACAAGGACCTGCGGGCGAAATTGTCGGACGCCGGCCTGCTGCCCGAGACGGAGACC includes these proteins:
- a CDS encoding teicoplanin resistance protein VanZ, with product MKRDAAYTISAVTALAASVTLLTLLPEKTIAYVPAHTIEEAPAYYDKIQHAVAFGAIIAPAALARPKWIWRLIPAIALLCAIIEVLQPLVDRKMEFTDWVASMFGVAIASTLLTPAGLLANKVNSRNKQH